In the genome of Tripterygium wilfordii isolate XIE 37 chromosome 19, ASM1340144v1, whole genome shotgun sequence, one region contains:
- the LOC119985233 gene encoding probable terpene synthase 6, which translates to MAANGQAEAFNFQELTVWTADDFASFTSNDAAFELYTKQVQELKGHVKDLLTNSASDPVEKVKLIDLLYRLGVSYHFEREIEGQLDQIYGSEAKIFDDNDYDLCTVALLFRVFRQYGHRVSCDVFNKFKDIDGKFKASIATDAEGLLSLYEAAHLSVRGEHVLDEALAYSRTCLKSLESQCSRRLSKRIAGALEQALHRGIPRLASRQNISLYEEEESYDDSLLKLAKIDYNRVQLLHQQELGEFSRWCKDLELASKFPYARHRIPEVYLWCIGGYFEPEFSRARVIVAKVTAIVTIIDDTYGVYASIDELRRFTDAIERWNMDAVDQLPDYMKSLYTILVNLFQQIDDEVRNQGKSYAIHYAKETVKQLVRSYQREVNWVNGNQVPPFEEFLENAQITTGYRIVSVASLIGMGESAGEEAFKWLHRMPKIDRATLIISRLMDCIVATKEEPVKRFCSKGVEFYMKEHGVSKEEAIEIFQEMIENAWKDINEECMKPTTMSREILLRIFNLIRVMDVMYKHEDLFTNPAGMKEYIKSLFIEPIPL; encoded by the exons ATGGCAGCGAACGGACAGGCCGAAGCTTTCAATTTTCAAGAACTGACAGTGTGGACTGCTGATGATTTCGCTTCGTTTACCTCGAATGACGCG GCATTTGAATTGTATACAAAACAAGTACAGGAGCTAAAAGGGCATGTGAAAGATTTGCTCACAAATTCTGCCAGCGATCCGGTTGAGAAAGTGAAACTGATTGACTTGTTATACCGTCTTGGTGTGTCATATCACTTCGAGAGAGAGATTGAAGGACAACTCGATCAAATCTATGGTTCCGAAGCTAAGATTTTTGATGATAATGACTATGAtctgtgcaccgttgcacttcTTTTTCGAGTGTTTAGACAGTATGGTCACAGAGTGAGTTGTG ATGTGTTCAACAAATTCAAAGACATTGATGGCAAGTTTAAGGCGAGTATAGCTACCGACGCTGAGGGCTTACTAAGCCTGTACGAAGCTGCTCATTTAAGCGTTCGCGGGGAACATGTTTTAGATGAAGCTCTTGCTTACTCAAGGACTTGCCTCAAATCCTTAGAGAGCCAATGTAGTCGTCGTCTTTCAAAGCGTATAGCGGGTGCTTTGGAACAAGCACTTCATCGGGGCATACCAAGGCTTGCGTCGAGACAGAACATTTCGTTATATGAAGAAGAAGAGTCTTATGATGATTCGCTACTCAAGCTAGCGAAAATCGATTACAATCGAGTACAATTACTGCACCAGCAAGAGCTTGGCGAGTTCTCGAG GTGGTGCAAGGACTTGGAGCTTGCTTCAAAATTTCCATATGCAAGGCATAGGATTCCTGAAGTCTACCTGTGGTGCATTGGAGGTTACTTTGAGCCGGAATTTTCTCGTGCTCGAGTAATTGTCGCCAAAGTTACTGCCATTGTTACAATTATAGATGACACATATGGTGTGTATGCTTCAATCGACGAGCTTCGCAGATTCACAGATGCAATAGAAAG GTGGAATATGGATGCTGTTGATCAACTACCAGATTACATGAAAAGTCTTTACACTATTCTCGTGAATCTTTTCCAGCAAATCGACGATGAGGTTCGAAACCAAGGAAAATCCTACGCGATACACTACGCCAAGGAAACG GTGAAGCAATTGGTGAGATCATACCAGCGGGAGGTCAATTGGGTTAATGGAAATCAAGTGCCACCATTTGAGGAGTTCCTGGAAAATGCGCAAATCACGACTGGTTATCGCATAGTTTCTGTTGCATCTCTTATAGGAATGGGAGAATCTGCAGGGGAGGAGGCCTTTAAATGGCTACACCGTATGCCAAAGATCGATAGAGCGACGCTTATAATTAGCCGTCTCATGGACTGCATCGTTGCAACCAAG GAGGAGCCTGTGAAGAGATTTTGTTCTAAAGGTGTAGAGTTCTATATGAAAGAACACGGGGTTTCGAAGGAAGAGGCGATCGAGATTTTCCAGGAAATGATTGAGAATGCATGGAAGGATATAAATGAGGAATGCATGAAGCCAACAACCATGTCAAGAGAAATCTTGCTCAGGATTTTTAACCTGATACGGGTAATGGATGTTATGTACAAGCATGAAGACTTGTTCACTAATCCGGCCGGGATGAAAGAGTATATCAAGTCCTTGTTCATTGAGCCAATTCCACTCTAA